In the Longimicrobiaceae bacterium genome, one interval contains:
- a CDS encoding glycosyl hydrolase has product MRKILFLLGLLLPVQLHAQLEWPEITREAKPWTRWWWLGSAVDSANLTRELEELARVGFGGVEVTSIYGIKGQEDRHIPYFSDRWIAMLGHAAAEANRLGMGLDMPPGSGWKMGGPEVPLELASRSLRFVADTAPSGAVTWSVEIRNNNEQVKRPAPGGEGNVVDVLSEKAVAAYFDYFGGKLERPPEGIVRSFFHDSYEYSGDGSAELFDFFAERRGYDLREYAAALAGEGDPETVARVRSDYRQTMDEMLLEHLIGPFTDWAHQHGSLTRNQAHGSPGNILDLYAASDIPETEIFGPLDGSDADPLISKFASSAAHVAGKPRASAESMTWLGEHWTVSLNDVKQAVDGLFVSGINHVFFHGTAYSPDDATWPGWLFYASTQFNDRNAFWRDIPALNQYIARVQSVMQSGVPDNDVLLYWPIWDNWHDAAGRRPRMDFR; this is encoded by the coding sequence ATGAGAAAGATCCTCTTCCTGCTCGGGTTGCTACTCCCCGTGCAGCTCCACGCCCAGCTCGAGTGGCCGGAGATCACCCGGGAGGCGAAGCCGTGGACGCGCTGGTGGTGGCTGGGGAGCGCGGTCGACTCGGCCAATCTCACCCGAGAGCTGGAGGAGCTGGCGCGGGTGGGGTTCGGCGGCGTGGAGGTGACCAGCATCTACGGGATCAAGGGGCAGGAGGACCGGCATATCCCCTACTTCTCCGACCGCTGGATCGCGATGCTCGGGCACGCGGCGGCGGAGGCGAACCGGCTGGGGATGGGGCTGGACATGCCCCCGGGCTCCGGGTGGAAGATGGGGGGTCCCGAGGTGCCGCTGGAGCTCGCCAGCCGCTCCCTGCGCTTCGTCGCCGACACCGCGCCGAGCGGAGCGGTGACGTGGAGCGTGGAGATCCGCAACAACAACGAGCAGGTGAAGCGTCCGGCGCCGGGCGGCGAGGGCAACGTGGTCGACGTGCTCTCCGAGAAGGCGGTGGCGGCGTACTTCGACTACTTCGGCGGCAAGCTGGAGCGCCCCCCCGAGGGGATCGTCCGCTCCTTCTTCCACGACTCCTACGAGTACTCGGGCGACGGGTCGGCCGAGCTGTTCGATTTCTTCGCCGAGCGGCGGGGCTACGACCTGCGGGAATACGCCGCGGCGCTGGCGGGGGAGGGGGATCCGGAGACCGTGGCGCGGGTGCGCTCCGACTACCGACAGACGATGGACGAGATGCTGCTGGAGCACCTGATCGGGCCCTTCACCGACTGGGCCCACCAGCACGGCAGCCTCACCCGCAACCAGGCGCACGGCTCGCCCGGGAACATCCTGGACCTGTACGCCGCGAGCGACATCCCCGAGACCGAGATCTTCGGTCCGCTGGACGGCAGCGACGCCGACCCGCTGATCTCCAAGTTCGCCTCCTCCGCGGCGCACGTCGCCGGGAAGCCCCGGGCCTCGGCCGAGTCGATGACCTGGCTGGGCGAGCACTGGACGGTGAGCCTGAACGACGTCAAGCAGGCGGTGGACGGGCTCTTCGTGAGCGGGATCAACCACGTCTTCTTCCACGGCACCGCCTACTCCCCGGACGACGCCACCTGGCCGGGGTGGCTGTTCTATGCCTCCACCCAGTTCAACGACCGCAACGCCTTCTGGCGCGACATCCCGGCGCTGAACCAGTACATCGCCCGCGTGCAGTCGGTGATGCAGAGCGGCGTGCCCGACAACGACGTGCTGCTCTACTGGCCCATCTGGGACAACTGGCACGACGCCGCCGGCCGCCGGCCGCGGATGGACTTCCG